The Fusarium oxysporum Fo47 chromosome II, complete sequence genome includes a region encoding these proteins:
- a CDS encoding PAP2 superfamily-domain-containing protein: MSSYHKMPDIIPTSNMHFSVKLFISYAFDWAVLIIVLVVSVVVGNLTPNKRDFSLVNPYISHVAHHFLLQIGFANFHGQSGTVPNNTPSSLIWRRKIWELHVGLLGLALSFVSVFFFVQCMKNLLGKPRPNMLSRCEPDVANAMKYLAAGYANSLADGRIYSADICQQRDSAKLNEGFRAFPSGHSSISAAGLVYLTLFLASKLAVNIPFIPPSMKWRHEAFPSRSGDYEQSASSSATHNGRNLEIQSQRRQAAGAPLYLLVLIIVPFALAVYINCSRWFDYQHDGFDIIFAFLMGTVAAYYSFRFYHLPIAGGAGWAWRPRTHDRAFWAGVGKLGYVGDTGENHHAAAAVADRTHSHWSSRDQSNSREHQGDDIELQGGALGRVTGSFRYFTGKFAIS, translated from the exons ATGTCCTCGTATCACAAGATGCCGGATATCATCCCTACTTCAAACATGCACTTCTCGGTGAAGCTTTTCATATCTTACGCTTTCGACTGGGCGGTCCTTATCATCGTCTTAGTGGTCTCGGTGGTCGTAGGCAACCTCACGCCCAATAAGCGAGACTTCTCCTTGGTGAACCCCTACATCTCGCACGTCGCTCATCACTTTCTACTACAAATCGGCTTCGCTAACTTTCATGGGCAATCAG GCACGGTACCAAACAACACACCTTCGAGTTTAATATGGAGGCGAAAGATATGGGAGCTTCATGTAGGCCTGTTGGGGCTTGCATTGTCTTTCGTTTCTGTGTTCTTCTTCGTGCAATGTATGAAGAACCTGTTAGGCAAACCCCGACCCAATATGCTGTCGAGATGTGAGCCGGATGTCGCCAACGCTATGAAGTACCTTGCGGCAGGGTATGCCAATAGTCTAGCGGATGGACGAATATACTCAGCCGACATTTGCCAACAGAGAGACTCGGCGAAGCTCAACGAAGGATTCCGAGCATTTCCTAGTGGGCACTCTTCGATAAGTGCTGCAGGACTTGTTTACTTGACTCTGTTCCTTGCGAGCAAGTTGGCTGTCAATATCCCGTTCATCCCGCCGAGCATGAAATGGAGACACGAGGCATTTCCATCGCGATCCGGGGACTATGAGCagtcagcatcttcttccgCGACGCATAACGGACGGAACCTGGAGATCCAGTCACAGCGCCGCCAGGCTGCCGGCGCCCCTTTGTATCTCTTGGTCCTTATTATCGTACCTTTTGCTCTAGCCGTCTACATCAATTGCTCGAGATGGTTCGACTACCAACACGACGGCTTCGACATCATTTTCGCTTTTCTAATGGGCACTGTTGCAGCGTATTACAGCTTCAGATTCTATCATCTGCCCATTGCAGGAGGAGCTGGCTGGGCTTGGAGGCCGAGAACTCACGATAGGGCATTCTGGGCTGGTGTTGGTAAGCTTGGCTATGTAGGGGATACTGGTGAGAATCATCATGCTGCCGCAGCTGTGGCAGATAGGACTCATAGCCATTGGAGTTCACGAGATCAGTCAAATTCACGCGAACACCAAGGAGATGATATCGAGCTGCAGGGG GGTGCACTGGGCAGGGTCACA GGCTCTTTTAGATATTTCACG GGGAAATTCGCCATTTCTTAG
- a CDS encoding heterokaryon incompatibility protein-domain-containing protein gives MRLINTRTRAFEEFYGSKVPKYAILSHTWGQEEVTFQDWADPTSVIQKSGFTKIIEACEQARNDDYSYIWVDTNCIDKSSSAELTEAINSMFAWYSKADICYAYLSDVPTFKPISYAKEFRQSRWFKRGWTLQELLAPDCVVFYAADWSRIGTRSTLVRDIAEATGIGIRYLSSDPKTATATQENWSEVRSPVCHEASIAERMSWLSRRETTRIEDMAYCMLGIFGIHMPLVYGEGPRAFLRLQEEILKTSDDHSLFCWSWAMSENQGSLLAPRPHSFLEASPYQRHKVDVKPSPYAIANSGLSIRLPLIRCWSSTTCRLREHEAAMAH, from the exons ATGAGACTCATCAACACCCGCACCAGAGCTTTCGAGGAGTTCTACGGAAGCAAAGTTCCAAAGTATGCAATTCTTTCACATACTTGGGGGCAAGAGGAGGTTACATTCCAGGACTGGGCAGACCCAACTTCGGTGATCCAGAAGTCGGGATTCACCAAGATCATTGAGGCCTGTGAGCAAGCCAGAAATGATGACTACTCGTATATATGGGTTGATACCAACTGCATCGATAAATCCAGCTCAGCTGAGCTTACAGAAGCTATCAACTCCATGTTCGCCTGGTACTCCAAGGCCGATATTTGTTACGCCTATCTTTCAGATGTTCCGACATTCAAGCCGATATCTTATGCGAAGGAGTTCCGGCAGAGTCGCTGGTTCAAGAGGGGATGGACACTTCAAGAGCTCCTCGCTCCTGATTGCGTGGTCTTCTATGCAGCTGACTGGTCACGTATTGGGACCAGATCTACTCTTGTGCGCGACATTGCCGAGGCTACAGGCATAGGTATTAGGTACTTAAGCTCTGATCCAAAGACTGCGACTGCCACCCAAGAAAACTGGTCAGAAGTTCGAAGCCCGGTGTGCCATGAAGCGTCGATAGCTGAAAGAATGTCCTGGTTGTCCCGCCGCGAAACAACAAGGATTGAGGACATGGCGTACTGCATGTTGGGCATATTTGGTATCCACATGCCTCTAGTATACGGTGAAGGGCCCAGAGCCTTCTTGCGACTCCAAGAGGAGATTCTGAAAACTTCAGACGATCACTCACTCTTCTGCTGGTCATGGGCCATGAGCGAGAACCAGGGCAGTCTTCTTGCCCCTAGACCACATAGCTTTCTAGAAGCTTCGCCTTATCAACGTCATAAGGTCGATGTCAAGCCATCTCCTTACGCTATTGCTAACTCGGGTCTCTCTATTCGGCTTCCTCTGATTCGATGCTGGTCCTC CACGACATGCCGACTTAGAGAGCACGAGGCCGCCATGGCTCACTAG
- a CDS encoding heterokaryon incompatibility protein-domain-containing protein — translation MNNVTFKHKALDDPAENIRLVQVKALQTALPLQLCLSTHLVANNLRYFAVSYTWGDGCLTEELLINGRPMMVTKNCYYALTQINSRYPSDQNSQEPAYIWIDSICINQDDNDEKGYQVAMMGDIYSKATKVLACIGSHADNSQMLRTVLDEIKVLKPRVYADREVLRPGMWSDYGEGRSKVRRIQKFLRSYPPGSPMFQHKFGVQFRKACLEFANRSYWSRVWVIQEFTAPSRSGNDLEILCGCDTFSKPELNLCYYIALCISMEGGKHDVEDIGLLRGSLSTPAHCFQTLMRFNALDPVPLGSILLYIRDLFHCTKPEDKVYGLLSLVKWPDDMAPIQPVYKPSTVMDLAELLISVTDELPNNIQEILRALNIYHDHYLLRSLVETRTRHPSELSSRHGKYSPRASQKRPCVLPISLNNVGQLSASLRLIPQNRLGFDGVTADHIQRANRSFDTAQPLFAGSDVAALLCGAAQQEDVIIQIQPLTKSLLVLRPNEHVSQYDVVSQGLLVSRYGFPEDLPLSVGALEDMLERLETEKMPESNLFDPKQYKESLKMQLEEARQPGQGDLRCLVEFRAEPIEWLILVGQDLAKNAQWDTERVLERLYTKINMEATMV, via the coding sequence ATGAATAACGTCACGTTCAAACACAAGGCATTGGATGATCCTGCTGAGAACATTCGACTGGTACAAGTCAAAGCCCTGCAGACTGCTTTACCTCTGCAGTTATGTCTCAGCACCCATTTAGTCGCTAACAACTTGCGCTATTTTGCTGTCTCATACACATGGGGCGACGGCTGCTTGACTGAAGAACTGCTCATCAACGGTCGCccgatgatggtgacgaaAAACTGCTATTATGCTCTGACCCAGATCAACAGTCGATATCCATCTGATCAGAACTCCCAAGAACCTGCCTACATATGGATTGATTCAATATGTATAAATCAGGATGACAATGACGAAAAAGGTTATCAAGTTGCAATGATGGGCGATATCTATTCCAAGGCAACCAAGGTCCTGGCGTGTATAGGCTCACATGCCGATAACAGCCAGATGCTCCGCACCGTTTTGGATGAGATCAAAGTCCTTAAACCACGGGTTTATGCAGACCGGGAGGTCCTTCGACCTGGAATGTGGAGTGACTACGGTGAAGGGCGGAGCAAGGTACGGAGAATTCAAAAGTTCTTGCGCTCCTATCCACCAGGCTCGCCGATGTTTCAACACAAATTCGGTGTTCAATTTCGTAAGGCATGTCTGGAGTTTGCGAATCGGAGCTACTGGAGCAGGGTCTGGGTTATCCAAGAGTTTACTGCACCAAGCCGAAGTGGCAACGATCTCGAGATCCTTTGTGGCTGCGACACCTTCTCAAAGCCTGAACTCAACCTGTGCTACTATATTGCTTTATGTATCAGCATGGAAGGAGGCAAGCACGATGTCGAAGATATAGGCCTGCTACGTGGTAGCCTTTCAACTCCAGCACACTGCTTTCAAACTCTGATGCGGTTCAATGCTCTGGATCCCGTGCCGCTTGGCAGCATCCTACTCTATATCAGAGACTTGTTCCACTGTACGAAGCCGGAGGACAAGGTATATGGATTGCTTTCCCTGGTCAAATGGCCTGATGACATGGCACCTATTCAACCAGTCTACAAGCCTTCCACTGTAATGGATCTGGCGGAGCTGTTGATCAGTGTTACGGACGAATTACCCAACAATATCCAGGAAATTCTACGGGCACTTAATATTTACCATGACCACTATCTTCTAAGGTCTTTGGTTGAAACAAGGACTCGACATCCGTCTGAACTGAGTAGCCGTCACGGGAAATACTCTCCGCGGGCTTCACAAAAGAGGCCTTGTGTTTTACCAATTTCTCTAAACAATGTAGGCCAATTATCAGCGTCTCTTCGCCTTATACCTCAGAATCGGCTAGGATTCGACGGGGTGACCGCAGACCACATCCAGAGAGCTAACCGGAGTTTTGACACAGCGCAGCCTTTATTCGCCGGCTCTGATGTTGCAGCTTTACTTTGTGGTGCAGCCCAGCAAGAAGACGTAATAATCCAGATCCAACCTTTAACAAAATCACTCCTCGTGCTCAGACCGAATGAGCACGTTAGTCAGTACGATGTAGTTAGTCAGGGTCTGTTAGTCTCCAGGTACGGATTTCCGGAAGACCTACCTCTAAGCGTGGGTGCTTTGGAAGATATGCTTGAAAGACTCGAGACCGAGAAAATGCCCGAGTCAAATCTGTTTGATCCAAAACAGTACAAAGAATCGTTGAAAATGCAGCTAGAGGAGGCTCGCCAACCTGGACAAGGGGATCTGAGATGTTTAGTCGAGTTTAGAGCTGAACCGATTGAGTGGTTAATTTTGGTAGGCCAAGATCTTGCAAAGAATGCACAATGGGATACAGAAAGAGTTTTAGAGagattatatactaagataaACATGGAAGCTACTATGGtttaa
- a CDS encoding Alpha/Beta hydrolase protein: MATLQTVQTQFASVDVVNVAYRRLGKQNTFPLLYVNHLRGSIDLLDPLLFNIIAKIREVILYDSFGIGHSEGAVPDSTTAMASIAAKLLAAIGVSKVDAIGFSMGGRAAQILAWDDPQLIHKLSCLHAMCSRASLGRIHERQMDGEERKEFLVGQGARAQLTAIFAFTVDVNKFNLLKDIKAPTLVTNGHTDVMSPTPNSFSLQQKISNAQLIFYPDLGHGHLFQYPELYAQHLELFLNYL; this comes from the exons ATGGCGACCCTTCAGACAGTTCAGACACAATTCGCTTCTGTTGACGTAGTGAACGTTGCGTACCGGCGCCTCGGAAAGCAGAACACCTTTCCGTTACTATACGTCAACCATCTTCGAGGGTCAATAGATCTACTCGatcctctcctcttcaatATCATTGCCAAAATTCGAGAGGTCATTCTATATGACAGTTTCGGTATCGGCCACAGCGAAGGTGCCGTACCAGATTCTACTACAGCTATGGCCTCCATTGCCGCCAAACTCCTCGCTGCCATTGGAGTCTCCAAGGTAGATGCCATTGGCTTCTCAATGGGTGGAAGGGCTGCGCAGATCCTGGCCTGGGATGACCCGCAGCTGATCCACAAGTTG TCTTGCCTTCACGCGATGTGCTCGAGAGCGTCGCTGGGA AGGATTCATGAACGACAAATGGATGGAGAAGAGCGCAAGGAATTCCTTGTTGGACAGGGGGCTAGGGCACAGCTGACGGCTATTTTCGCTTTCACTGTGGACGTTAACAAGTTCAACCTCCTTAAAGATATCAAGGCTCCAACGTTGGTGACGAATGGTCACACCGACGTTATGTCGCCCACTCCCAACAGTTTTAGTCTACAACAAAAGATCAGCAATGCGCAGCTTATTTTCTACCCTGACTTGGGACATGGCCACTTGTTCCAGTACCCTGAGCTCTACGCACAGCACCTCGAGCTCTTCTTAAACTATCTATAG